A genomic stretch from Falco cherrug isolate bFalChe1 chromosome 3, bFalChe1.pri, whole genome shotgun sequence includes:
- the LOC102046961 gene encoding 1-phosphatidylinositol 4,5-bisphosphate phosphodiesterase gamma-1-like isoform X1 gives MSVARLNSVNGFLEDGRMEAGDMGRILRCLEMGTVLTLFYQKKSQRPERRTFQVKLETRQIIWSRTPEKVEGDIDIREIKEIRLGKNSRDFERYPEDARKLDFTMCFIILYGMDFRLRTLSVAAFCEEDINLWITGLNWLVVDTQKAQTPLQIERWLRKQFDGMDRSREGSITVKDLKAMLPQVNYRVPNMRFLRDKLMEVEARNEMTFSHFIQFYKNLMFDAQKSVIEQLELSFPLRNVDRPELCQVSLYDFQKFLLHDQKEPWASDVGMVRDYMCTYLKEGSSEAADPSFQLDEFLTYLFSKENMVMDAKYERVVPEEMNHPLSQYWISSSHNTYLTGDQFSSESSLEAYARCLRMGCRCIELDCWDGPDDLPIIYHGHTLTSKIKFLDVLHTIKEHAFVTSEFPIILSIEDHCSIVQQRNMASHFKKVFGDMLLTKPVDINADELPSPTQLKKKILIKHKKLVEGNLYEEVSTASYSENDISNSIKNGILYLEDPIDHTWSPHYFVLTSNKIYYSEETSRYQFNEDEEEVEQKEEFNNNELHFTEKWFHGKLGGGRDGRQIAEKLLHEYCTETGGKDGTFLVRESETFVGDYTLSFWRSSRVQHCRIHSRQEAGATKFYLTDNLVFDSLYSLICHYREVPLRCNEFEMRLTDPVPQPNAHESKEWYHASLTRLQAEHMLMRVPRDGAFLVRKRSEPNSYAISFRAEGKIKHCRIQQEGRLFMLGSSAEFESLVDLISYYEKHPLYRKMKLRYPINEETLEKMGTTELDYGALYEVRTPHFYVEANKMPMARCTVKALYDYKAQREDELSFCKQAIIHNVDKQDGGWWRGDYGGKKQLWFPANYVEEIVSTQAQEQDEASSENSPLGNFLKGFIDVPSCHVVISKDGRSSKPFVFTIHSQQMSHAAQSLDVAADTQEELSEWVAKIREATQNADARMQEGKIMERRKKIALELSELVVYCRPVPFDEDKIGTDKACYRDMSSFPETKAEKYANRSKGKKFLQYNRRQLSRIYPKGQRLDSSNYDPLPMWICGSQLVALNFQTPDKPMQLNQALFMLGGRSGYVLQPDIMRDETFDPFDKNSLKIVEPITVQLQILGARHLPKNGRSIVCPFVEVEVCGSEYDNSKNKTDVVADNGFNPVWIFKQFVFDINNPEFAFLRFVVYEEDMFSDPNFLAQATFPVKGLKTGYRSVPLKNSYTEDLELAALLIHIEIINAKEEDEENLYSSIQQLRDRASELSSQVSSYERTNGCDSRYQQRLDELRAAQERLMELTEVRNRKLMEKKKRDRQMVTKRS, from the exons ATGTCTGTGGCCAGGCTCAACAGCGTCAATGGCTTTCTGGAGGACGGCAGGATGGAGGCAGGGGACATGGGCAGGATCCTCCGCTGCCTGGAGATGGGCACCGTCCTCACCTTATTCTATCAGAAAAAGTCTCAGAGGCCAGAGCGAAGGACCTTCCAGGTGAAGCTGGAGACCCGGCAGATCATCTGGAGCCGGACACCCGAGAAGGTGGAGGGGGACA TCGACATTCGGGAGATCAAGGAGATCCGCCTGGGGAAGAACTCACGGGACTTCGAGCGCTACCCCGAGGATGCTCGCAAGCTCGACTTCACCATGTGCTTCATCATCCTTTATGGAATGGACTTCAGACTGCGGACACTCAGCGTGGCTG ctTTCTGCGAGGAGGACATCAACCTGTGGATAACAGGCCTCAATTGGCTGGTGGTGGACACCCAGAAAGCCCAGACCCCGCTACAGATCGAGAG gTGGCTTCGCAAACAGTTTGATGGGATGGACCGGTCGCGGGAAGGCAG CATCACAGTGAAGGACCTGAAGGCCATGCTGCCCCAGGTGAACTACCGTGTACCCAACATGAGGTTCCTGAGGGACAAGCTCATG GAGGTGGAAGCCAGGAATGAGATGACTTTCTCCCATTTCATCCAGTTCTACAAAAACCTGATGTTTGATGCACAGAAGTCG GTCATCGAGCAGCTGGAGCTCTCCTTCCCCTTGCG GAATGTGGACCGCCCTGAGCTGTGCCAAGTCTCCCTCTATGACTTCCAGAAGTTCCTGCTACATGACCAGAAG GAACCCTGGGCCAGCGACGTGGGCATGGTGCGGGACTATATGTGCACCTACCTCAAGGAGGGCTCCAGTGAGGCAGCAGACCCCTCCTTCCAGCTGGATGAG TTCCTCACGTATCTCTTCTCCAAGGAGAACATGGTGATGGACGCCAAGTATGAGCGTGTGGTGCCTGAGGAGATGAACCACCCCCTGTCCCAGTACTGGATCTCTTCTTCCCACAACAC GTACCTGACAGGGGACCAGTTCTCCAGTGAATCCTCTCTGGAGGCGTATGCCCGCTGCCTGCGCATGGGCTGCCGCTGCATTGAGT TGGACTGCTGGGATGGTCCAGATGATCTCCCCATCATCTACCATGGCCACACACTCACCTCCAAGATCAAGTTCCTGGATGTGCTGCACACCATCAAGGAGCACGCGTTTGTCACCTCTGA GTTCCCCATTATCCTCTCCATCGAAGACCACTGCAGCATTGTCCAACAGAGGAACATGGCATCCCACTTCAAGAAGGTCTTCGGGGACATGCTACTCACTAAGCCAGTGGACATCAATGCTGATGAGTTGCCCTCACCCACCCAGCTCAAGAAGAAGATCCTAATCAAG cacaagaagcTGGTTGAAGGGAACCTGTATGAGGAGGTCTCCACTGCCAGTTACTCAGAGAATGACATCAGCAACTCCATCAAGAATGGCATCCTCTACCTTGAAGACCCCATCGACCAC aCCTGGAGCCCCCATTATTTTGTCCTGACAAGCAACAAGATCTACTACTCAGAGGAGACATCCCGCTACCAGTTCAATGAGGATGAAGAGGAGGTGGAGCAAAAGGAG GAGTTCAACAACAATGAGCTGCACTTCACGGAAAAGTGGTTCCATGGGAAGCTGGGAGGTGGCCGCGACGGGCGACAGATTGCTGAGAAGCTGCTGCACGAGTACTGCACTGAGACAGGCGGCAAGGATGGCACCTTCCTGGTGCGCGAGAGCGAGACCTTCGTGGGTGATTACACCCTCTCCTTCTG GAGATCCAGCCGGGTGCAGCACTGCCGGATCCACTCACGCCAGGAGGCCGGTGCCACCAAGTTCTACTTGACAGACAACCTGGTCTTCGATAGCCTTTACAGCCTCATCTGCCACTACCGCGAGGTGCCACTCCGCTGCAACGAGTTTGAGATGCGCCTCACCGACCCCGTCCCCCAACCCAATGCCCATGAAAGCAAAGA GTGGTACCACGCCAGCCTGACACGCCTGCAGGCCGAGCACATGCTGATGCGGGTCCCACGGGATGGAGCCTTCCTGGTGCGCAAGCGCAGTGAACCCAACTCCTATGCCATCTCCTTCCG GGCGGAGGGGAAGATCAAGCACTGCCGCATCCAGCAGGAGGGTCGGCTCTTTATGCTAGGCAGCTCAGCTGAGTTTGAGAGCCTTGTGGACCTCATCAGCTACTATGAGAAGCACCCACTCTACCGCAAGATGAAGCTGCGCTACCCCATCAACGAGGAGACCCTGGAGAAGATGGGCACCACC GAGCTGGACTATGGAGCACTGTATGAGGTGCGGACACCCCACTTCTACGTAGAGGCCAACAAGATGCCAATGGCCAGG TGCACAGTGAAGGCTCTCTACGACTACAAAGCACAGCGGGAGGATGAGCTGTCGTTCTGCAAGCAGGCCATCATCCACAACGTTGACAAGCAGGACGGCGGCTG GTGGCGGGGGGATTATGGGGGCAAGAAGCAACTGTGGTTCCCGGCCAACTACGTGGAGGAGATTGTCAGCACGCAAGCgcaggagcaggatgaggcT TCATCAGAAAACAGCCCCCTGGGGAACTTCTTGAAAGGCTTCATTGACGTGCCATCCTGCCACGTTG TTATCTCCAAAGACGGGAGGAGCTCCAAACCATTTGTCTTCACCATCCATTCCCAGCAGATGTCCCACGCAGCCCAGTCACTGGACGTGGCCGCAGACACACAGGAGGAACTCAGTGAGTGGGTGGCCAAGATCCGAGAGGCCACACAGAACGCCGATGCCAGG ATGCAAGAGGGGAAGATCATGGAGCGGAGGAAGAAGATTGCACTGGAGCTCTCCGAGCTGGTTGTCTATTGCCGCCCGGTGCCATTTGATGAGGACA AGATTGGCACCGACAAGGCATGCTACCGGGACATGTCTTCCTTTCCGGAGACCAAGGCAGAGAAGTACGCCAACCGCAGTAAGGGCAAGAAGTTCCTGCAGTACAACCGCCGCCAGCTCAGCCGCATCTACCCCAAAGGGCAGCGCCTGGACTCCTCCAACTATGATCCATTGCCCATGTGGATCTGTGGTAGCCAGCTTGTGGCCCTCAACTTCCAGACGCCTG ACAAGCCGATGCAGCTGAACCAGGCACTCTTCATGCTCGGTGGCCGCAGTGGCTACGTTCTGCAGCCTGACATCATGAGGGATGAGACTTTTGACCCCTTCGACAAGAACAGCCTGAAGATTGTGGAACCCATCACAGTCCAGCTGCAG ATCCTCGGTGCCCGGCACCTGCCCAAGAATGGGAGGAGCATCGTGTGCCCCTTCGTGGAGGTGGAGGTGTGCGGCTCTGAGTATGACAACAGCAAGAACAAGACAGATGTCGTAG CCGACAATGGCTTCAACCCTGTCTGGATCTTCAAGCAGTTTGTCTTTGACATCAACAACCCTGAGTTTGCCTTCCTCCGCTTTGTGGTGTATGAGGAGGACATGTTCAGTGACCCCAACTTCTTGGCACAAGCCACCTTCCCTGTCAAGGGCCTCAAAACAG GCTACCGGTCAGTGCCATTGAAGAACAGCTACACTGAAGACCTGGAGCTCGCTGCCCTTCTCATCCACATTGAGATCATCAATGCCAAG gaggaagatgaggagaACCTCTACTCATCCATCCAGCAGCTACGGGACCGCGCCAGCGAGCTCTCCAGCCAAGTCTCCAGCTATGAGCGCACCAATGGCTGTGACTCCCGCTACCAGCAGCGCCTTGATGAGCTACGGGCAGCCCAGGAGCGGCTGATGGAGCTCACAGAAGTCCGCAACCGCAA GTtgatggagaaaaagaagagggacCGGCAGATGGTCACCAAACGCAGCTGA
- the LOC102046784 gene encoding ubiquitin carboxyl-terminal hydrolase CYLD-like: MTMTSILSSAGDGNCYYILTEDCAYGSKYFQAGNMCFCSERSYLRNFSDDRPPACFLKVIMLDDSSTVTINIEILQPVRKETAVFLLAISSHNERLNYFLERLSLEAALRAVPGQKVMVEVDQQYFPGIIRYIGSIYKNTSAVLSPVFFGVELQSEGENRGRSDGSYHGTEYFKCKRNCGIFLPFSKVQFISTPDDDYAKQKPKPDTEEVVPVKVGDAVSFYVDQVLTKGIAMAVYREGTQWFVTVCPEEEGTTDIFREIPMDSVVKESLQSLFSPFESDMGLQHPNQMKRERSESGEECESGNSSLEVNSMVQITLDKGNQVSGIIRWLGYLPQIKHKMAGVELDEDKGVTAGEWLGKYYFHCAPKRGLFVKLQSCQPDIRFQCSHNSDLSLTGYRGQEVLPQASESFPPLRNEAAVRVLLGRMKGIQGHCNSCYMDAALFSLFSCTSVLDSMLFKPFPLCDRNVQSILRDEIVNPLRKTGFVRARSVMHLREQLTEKGRCSSFTNSEKDPEEFLNLIMHQILGVEPLLKLQSGGQKEQDCYCYQIFMDKQEDLVVPDVQQLVEHSFLSSDLKLVEIPSCFIIQMPRFGKEYKMFSKIIPSLELDITDLLLDSPRECCVCGNVATLECAECFKDKVFAAVGLKQFCSSCSRQVHSHYRRKMHKPTGLHIPEEFHSRSPWGSQQVPREKMELFAVLCIETSHYVSFVKYGPENEHWMFFDSMADRHGDENGFNIPTVTLCPEIAKYLDLSLAALALEQPRDMDGVAKRLFCDAYMYMYQSKKMALYK, translated from the exons ATGACGATGACCAGCATCCTGTCTTCAGCAGGGGATGGAAACTGCTATTACATCCTAACAGAAGACTGTGCCTATGGCAGCAAGTACTTCCAAGCTGGGAACATGTGTTTCTGCAGTGAGAGAAGTTACCTGCGTAACTTCTCCGATGACAGGCCCCCGGCTTGCTTCTTAAAAGTCATCATGTTGGATGACAGCTCCACTGTCACGATAAATATAGAAATCCTTCAGCCTGTGCGCAAGGAGACTGCTGTCTTCCTCCTGGCCATCAGTAGCCACAATGAACGCTTGAACTACTTCTTGGAGAGGCTGAGCCTTGAAGCAGCTCTGCGGGCCGTGCCAGGCCAAAAAGTGATGGTAGAGGTTGACCAGCAATATTTCCCTGGTATCATCCGCTACATTGGAAGCATTTACAAAAACACTTCAGCTGTCCTGTCTCCAGTCTTCTTCGGGGTGGAGTTACAG agtgaaggagaaaacagaggGCGCAGTGATGGATCTTACCACGGTACTGAGTATTTCAAGTGTAAGCGGAACTGCGGGATCTTCCTGCCGTTTAGCAAAGTCCAGTTTATTTCCACGCCAGACGATGACTATGCGAAACAGAAGCCAAAACCAGACACAGAAGAGGTGGTTCCTGTGAAAGTGGGAGATGCAGTTAGCTTCTACGTGGACCAAGTCCTCACAAAAGGAATAGCGATGGCAGTTTACAGGGAGGGAACCCAGTGGTTCGTTACAGTTTGTCCG gAAGAAGAAGGAACAACTGACATTTTCAGAGAGATCCCTATGGACTCTGTTGTGAAGGAAAGCTTGCAAA GTTTATTTTCACCATTCGAGTCTGACATGGGCTTGCAGCACCCAAACCAAATGAAACGAGAGAGAAGCGAAAGTGGGGAGGAGTGTGAAAGTGGGAATTCATCCCTGGAGGTGAACTCCATGGTCCAGATCACCTTGGACAAGGGAAATCAGGTTTCAGGAATCATCCGCTGGTTGGGCTACCTGCCCCAAATTAAGCACAAAATGGCAGGAGTTGAACTG GATGAAGATAAAGGGGTCACTGCTGGCGAATGGCTGGGCAAATATTACTTCCACTGTGCTCCAAAGCGCGGACTCTTCGTCAAGCTGCAGTCCTGCCAGCCTGACATCCGCTTCCAGTGTTCACACAACAGTGACTTGAGTCTCACAGGTTATA GAGGGCAAGAAGTTCTTCCACAGGCTTCAGAGAGTTTTCCTCCCCTCCGGAATGAGGCAGCAGTGCGTGTCCTGCTAGGGCGGATGAAGGGGATCCAAGGGCATTGTAATTCTTGCTATATGGATGCAGCCCTCTTCAG CCTCTTCTCCTGTACGTCCGTGCTGGACTCCATGCTCTTCAAGCCCTTCCCACTATGTGACAGGAACGTCCAGAGCATTCTGCGGGATGAGATTGTTAATCCCCTTCGAAA GACTGGCTTCGTCAGAGCTAGGAGTGTGATGCACCTTAGGGAGCAGCTAACTGAAAAGGGCCGGTGTTCAAGCTTTACCAACTCTGAGAAAG ATCCTGAGGAGTTCCTTAATCTCATAATGCATCAGATCCTGGGAGTAGAGCCACTGTTGAAGCTGCA GTCAGGAGGCCAGAAGGAGCAGGACTGTTACTGTTACCAGATATTTATGGACAAACAGGAGGATCTGGTGGTTCCTGATGTGCAGCAGTTAGTGGAACACTCCTTCCTGTCCTCTGATCTGAAGCTAGTGGAG ATCCCATCTTGCTTCATTATCCAAATGCCGCGTTTTGGGAAGGAATATAAAATGTTCAGCAAAATTATTCCTTCCCTGGAACTGGATATAACAGATCTGCTGCTTGACA GTCCCAGGGAGTGCTGTGTGTGTGGCAACGTTGCCACCCTGGAGTGTGCAGAATGTTTCAAAGACAAGGTATTTGCAGCTGTGGGCCTGAAGCagttctgcagctcctgctccagaCAG GTTCACTCCCACTACCGACGTAAAATGCACAAGCCAACTGGGCTGCACATCCCAGAAGAGTTTCACAGTCGGAGTCCTTGGGGTAGCCAGCAGGTCCCTCGTGAGAAGATGGAGCTCTTCGCGGTGCTCTGCATCGAGACCAGTCATTATGTCTCCTTTGTGAAATATGGCCCTGAGAACGAACACTGGATGTTCTTTGACAGCATGGCTGACAGGCATG GTGACGAAAATGGCTTCAACATTCCCACAGTAACGCTGTGCCCTGAAATTGCCAAATACCTGGACTTGTCACTGGCTGCACTGGCCCTGGAGCAACCTCGGGACATGGATGGAGTGGCCAAGCGCCTCTTCTGCGATGCCTACATGTACATGT
- the LOC102046961 gene encoding 1-phosphatidylinositol 4,5-bisphosphate phosphodiesterase gamma-1-like isoform X2 has product MSVARLNSVNGFLEDGRMEAGDMGRILRCLEMGTVLTLFYQKKSQRPERRTFQVKLETRQIIWSRTPEKVEGDIDIREIKEIRLGKNSRDFERYPEDARKLDFTMCFIILYGMDFRLRTLSVAAFCEEDINLWITGLNWLVVDTQKAQTPLQIERWLRKQFDGMDRSREGSITVKDLKAMLPQVNYRVPNMRFLRDKLMEVEARNEMTFSHFIQFYKNLMFDAQKSVIEQLELSFPLRNVDRPELCQVSLYDFQKFLLHDQKEPWASDVGMVRDYMCTYLKEGSSEAADPSFQLDEENMVMDAKYERVVPEEMNHPLSQYWISSSHNTYLTGDQFSSESSLEAYARCLRMGCRCIELDCWDGPDDLPIIYHGHTLTSKIKFLDVLHTIKEHAFVTSEFPIILSIEDHCSIVQQRNMASHFKKVFGDMLLTKPVDINADELPSPTQLKKKILIKHKKLVEGNLYEEVSTASYSENDISNSIKNGILYLEDPIDHTWSPHYFVLTSNKIYYSEETSRYQFNEDEEEVEQKEEFNNNELHFTEKWFHGKLGGGRDGRQIAEKLLHEYCTETGGKDGTFLVRESETFVGDYTLSFWRSSRVQHCRIHSRQEAGATKFYLTDNLVFDSLYSLICHYREVPLRCNEFEMRLTDPVPQPNAHESKEWYHASLTRLQAEHMLMRVPRDGAFLVRKRSEPNSYAISFRAEGKIKHCRIQQEGRLFMLGSSAEFESLVDLISYYEKHPLYRKMKLRYPINEETLEKMGTTELDYGALYEVRTPHFYVEANKMPMARCTVKALYDYKAQREDELSFCKQAIIHNVDKQDGGWWRGDYGGKKQLWFPANYVEEIVSTQAQEQDEASSENSPLGNFLKGFIDVPSCHVVISKDGRSSKPFVFTIHSQQMSHAAQSLDVAADTQEELSEWVAKIREATQNADARMQEGKIMERRKKIALELSELVVYCRPVPFDEDKIGTDKACYRDMSSFPETKAEKYANRSKGKKFLQYNRRQLSRIYPKGQRLDSSNYDPLPMWICGSQLVALNFQTPDKPMQLNQALFMLGGRSGYVLQPDIMRDETFDPFDKNSLKIVEPITVQLQILGARHLPKNGRSIVCPFVEVEVCGSEYDNSKNKTDVVADNGFNPVWIFKQFVFDINNPEFAFLRFVVYEEDMFSDPNFLAQATFPVKGLKTGYRSVPLKNSYTEDLELAALLIHIEIINAKEEDEENLYSSIQQLRDRASELSSQVSSYERTNGCDSRYQQRLDELRAAQERLMELTEVRNRKLMEKKKRDRQMVTKRS; this is encoded by the exons ATGTCTGTGGCCAGGCTCAACAGCGTCAATGGCTTTCTGGAGGACGGCAGGATGGAGGCAGGGGACATGGGCAGGATCCTCCGCTGCCTGGAGATGGGCACCGTCCTCACCTTATTCTATCAGAAAAAGTCTCAGAGGCCAGAGCGAAGGACCTTCCAGGTGAAGCTGGAGACCCGGCAGATCATCTGGAGCCGGACACCCGAGAAGGTGGAGGGGGACA TCGACATTCGGGAGATCAAGGAGATCCGCCTGGGGAAGAACTCACGGGACTTCGAGCGCTACCCCGAGGATGCTCGCAAGCTCGACTTCACCATGTGCTTCATCATCCTTTATGGAATGGACTTCAGACTGCGGACACTCAGCGTGGCTG ctTTCTGCGAGGAGGACATCAACCTGTGGATAACAGGCCTCAATTGGCTGGTGGTGGACACCCAGAAAGCCCAGACCCCGCTACAGATCGAGAG gTGGCTTCGCAAACAGTTTGATGGGATGGACCGGTCGCGGGAAGGCAG CATCACAGTGAAGGACCTGAAGGCCATGCTGCCCCAGGTGAACTACCGTGTACCCAACATGAGGTTCCTGAGGGACAAGCTCATG GAGGTGGAAGCCAGGAATGAGATGACTTTCTCCCATTTCATCCAGTTCTACAAAAACCTGATGTTTGATGCACAGAAGTCG GTCATCGAGCAGCTGGAGCTCTCCTTCCCCTTGCG GAATGTGGACCGCCCTGAGCTGTGCCAAGTCTCCCTCTATGACTTCCAGAAGTTCCTGCTACATGACCAGAAG GAACCCTGGGCCAGCGACGTGGGCATGGTGCGGGACTATATGTGCACCTACCTCAAGGAGGGCTCCAGTGAGGCAGCAGACCCCTCCTTCCAGCTGGATGAG GAGAACATGGTGATGGACGCCAAGTATGAGCGTGTGGTGCCTGAGGAGATGAACCACCCCCTGTCCCAGTACTGGATCTCTTCTTCCCACAACAC GTACCTGACAGGGGACCAGTTCTCCAGTGAATCCTCTCTGGAGGCGTATGCCCGCTGCCTGCGCATGGGCTGCCGCTGCATTGAGT TGGACTGCTGGGATGGTCCAGATGATCTCCCCATCATCTACCATGGCCACACACTCACCTCCAAGATCAAGTTCCTGGATGTGCTGCACACCATCAAGGAGCACGCGTTTGTCACCTCTGA GTTCCCCATTATCCTCTCCATCGAAGACCACTGCAGCATTGTCCAACAGAGGAACATGGCATCCCACTTCAAGAAGGTCTTCGGGGACATGCTACTCACTAAGCCAGTGGACATCAATGCTGATGAGTTGCCCTCACCCACCCAGCTCAAGAAGAAGATCCTAATCAAG cacaagaagcTGGTTGAAGGGAACCTGTATGAGGAGGTCTCCACTGCCAGTTACTCAGAGAATGACATCAGCAACTCCATCAAGAATGGCATCCTCTACCTTGAAGACCCCATCGACCAC aCCTGGAGCCCCCATTATTTTGTCCTGACAAGCAACAAGATCTACTACTCAGAGGAGACATCCCGCTACCAGTTCAATGAGGATGAAGAGGAGGTGGAGCAAAAGGAG GAGTTCAACAACAATGAGCTGCACTTCACGGAAAAGTGGTTCCATGGGAAGCTGGGAGGTGGCCGCGACGGGCGACAGATTGCTGAGAAGCTGCTGCACGAGTACTGCACTGAGACAGGCGGCAAGGATGGCACCTTCCTGGTGCGCGAGAGCGAGACCTTCGTGGGTGATTACACCCTCTCCTTCTG GAGATCCAGCCGGGTGCAGCACTGCCGGATCCACTCACGCCAGGAGGCCGGTGCCACCAAGTTCTACTTGACAGACAACCTGGTCTTCGATAGCCTTTACAGCCTCATCTGCCACTACCGCGAGGTGCCACTCCGCTGCAACGAGTTTGAGATGCGCCTCACCGACCCCGTCCCCCAACCCAATGCCCATGAAAGCAAAGA GTGGTACCACGCCAGCCTGACACGCCTGCAGGCCGAGCACATGCTGATGCGGGTCCCACGGGATGGAGCCTTCCTGGTGCGCAAGCGCAGTGAACCCAACTCCTATGCCATCTCCTTCCG GGCGGAGGGGAAGATCAAGCACTGCCGCATCCAGCAGGAGGGTCGGCTCTTTATGCTAGGCAGCTCAGCTGAGTTTGAGAGCCTTGTGGACCTCATCAGCTACTATGAGAAGCACCCACTCTACCGCAAGATGAAGCTGCGCTACCCCATCAACGAGGAGACCCTGGAGAAGATGGGCACCACC GAGCTGGACTATGGAGCACTGTATGAGGTGCGGACACCCCACTTCTACGTAGAGGCCAACAAGATGCCAATGGCCAGG TGCACAGTGAAGGCTCTCTACGACTACAAAGCACAGCGGGAGGATGAGCTGTCGTTCTGCAAGCAGGCCATCATCCACAACGTTGACAAGCAGGACGGCGGCTG GTGGCGGGGGGATTATGGGGGCAAGAAGCAACTGTGGTTCCCGGCCAACTACGTGGAGGAGATTGTCAGCACGCAAGCgcaggagcaggatgaggcT TCATCAGAAAACAGCCCCCTGGGGAACTTCTTGAAAGGCTTCATTGACGTGCCATCCTGCCACGTTG TTATCTCCAAAGACGGGAGGAGCTCCAAACCATTTGTCTTCACCATCCATTCCCAGCAGATGTCCCACGCAGCCCAGTCACTGGACGTGGCCGCAGACACACAGGAGGAACTCAGTGAGTGGGTGGCCAAGATCCGAGAGGCCACACAGAACGCCGATGCCAGG ATGCAAGAGGGGAAGATCATGGAGCGGAGGAAGAAGATTGCACTGGAGCTCTCCGAGCTGGTTGTCTATTGCCGCCCGGTGCCATTTGATGAGGACA AGATTGGCACCGACAAGGCATGCTACCGGGACATGTCTTCCTTTCCGGAGACCAAGGCAGAGAAGTACGCCAACCGCAGTAAGGGCAAGAAGTTCCTGCAGTACAACCGCCGCCAGCTCAGCCGCATCTACCCCAAAGGGCAGCGCCTGGACTCCTCCAACTATGATCCATTGCCCATGTGGATCTGTGGTAGCCAGCTTGTGGCCCTCAACTTCCAGACGCCTG ACAAGCCGATGCAGCTGAACCAGGCACTCTTCATGCTCGGTGGCCGCAGTGGCTACGTTCTGCAGCCTGACATCATGAGGGATGAGACTTTTGACCCCTTCGACAAGAACAGCCTGAAGATTGTGGAACCCATCACAGTCCAGCTGCAG ATCCTCGGTGCCCGGCACCTGCCCAAGAATGGGAGGAGCATCGTGTGCCCCTTCGTGGAGGTGGAGGTGTGCGGCTCTGAGTATGACAACAGCAAGAACAAGACAGATGTCGTAG CCGACAATGGCTTCAACCCTGTCTGGATCTTCAAGCAGTTTGTCTTTGACATCAACAACCCTGAGTTTGCCTTCCTCCGCTTTGTGGTGTATGAGGAGGACATGTTCAGTGACCCCAACTTCTTGGCACAAGCCACCTTCCCTGTCAAGGGCCTCAAAACAG GCTACCGGTCAGTGCCATTGAAGAACAGCTACACTGAAGACCTGGAGCTCGCTGCCCTTCTCATCCACATTGAGATCATCAATGCCAAG gaggaagatgaggagaACCTCTACTCATCCATCCAGCAGCTACGGGACCGCGCCAGCGAGCTCTCCAGCCAAGTCTCCAGCTATGAGCGCACCAATGGCTGTGACTCCCGCTACCAGCAGCGCCTTGATGAGCTACGGGCAGCCCAGGAGCGGCTGATGGAGCTCACAGAAGTCCGCAACCGCAA GTtgatggagaaaaagaagagggacCGGCAGATGGTCACCAAACGCAGCTGA